Below is a genomic region from Paraburkholderia sp. BL23I1N1.
GCGTGCTATTCGACGGCAACCAGCGGGCCATTGGCGTGAGCGTGACGCAGAACGGCGCGACGCGGCAATTCATGGCGAACCGCGAGGTGATCCTGTCGGCGGGCGCGGTCGATTCGCCCAAGCTGCTGCAACTCTCGGGCGTGGGCGACAGCGCATTGCTGGCGAGGCATCGCATCGCGATGGTCAAGGAACTGCCCGCTGTGGGGCAGAATCTGCAGGACCATCTGTGCGTGAGCTTCTACTATCGCGCGAACGTGAAGACGCTGAACGACGAGATGCGGCCCTTGCTTGGCAAGCTCAAGCTTGGTTTGCAGTATCTGCTGACGCGCAAGGGGCCGCTCGCGATGAGCGTGAACCAGTCGGGCGGGTTCTTCAAGGGCAACGACCAGGAAGTGCAGCCGAATCTGCAGTTGTACTTCAACCCGCTGTCGTACCGGATTCCGAAGAGCAACAAGGCGAGTCTCGAACCAGAACCGTATTCTGGCTTCCTGCTAGCCTTCAACCCGTGCCGGCCAACCAGCCGCGGATCGATCGAGATTGCGTCGAACCGTGCGGAAGACGCCGCGAAAATCCGCATCAACGCGTTGACCACGGAGAAGGACATCGACGAAGTCATCCAGGGTTGCGAACTGGTGCGCAAGGTGATGGCATCGCCGGCGTTGAAAGAAATCACGGTGGAAGAAATTTCGCCGGGGCCGCAGGTGAATACGCGTGAAGGCTTCCTGCAGTATTTCCGTGAGCAATCGGGGTCGATCTATCACCTGTGCGGCTCATGCGCGATGGGCGACGACCCGCGTACCTCGGTGGTCGACGCGCGTTTGCGGGTGCACGGCGTGTCCGGCTTGCGGGTGGTTGATGCGTCGATCTTCCCGAACATCACTTCCGGCAATATCAATGCGCCGACGATGATGGTGGCGGAGAAGGGCGCCGAGATGATTCTCATGGACGCCGCCACGGAAGCCGCGTTCAAGGCTGATCCGGCGGAGTTCTCTGCGGCGGCTTGAAGTTCGTCAGTAAAGCTTCACCGTTGTAAATAAACCGCGCCGATGCGATGCCGTCGGCGCGGTTTTTTCTCATTTTTCTCTTTTTTCTCACGTCGGCTTTGACGCGCTCAAACTGACGGCACCGACTCCGACGAATCGAGCGCGCGCTCGGTCAACCAGATTTCCTGCTGCAGCCAGTCGCGGAACAACGCGACGTGCGGCAGTTCGTCCTGTTCCGCGCGCGTGACGAGCCAGTACGACTGATGCCCGTCGACGTGCACATTCAGCACCTGCACGAGCTGGCCTTCCGCGAGTTCACGGCCGATCATGTGACGATCGGCGATCGTCACGCCGAGGCCGTCAATGGCCGCGCGGATTGCGTGATCGAGCAGATCGAATTCGTAGCCGCCACGGGTGTCGACGTTTTCAATGCCGGCTGCTTTTAACCAATGTTGCCAGGTCAGGTAGCGCTGATCGGCGCTCGCGAGCACATGCAGCAGCGTGAACTGATTCAGGTCGATGGCGACGCGGCCGGCCTGGCGTGCGAGCAATGCGGGCGCGCAGACGGCGATATGCCGTTCGTTCATCAGCAGACGGTTGTCGAAGCCTTCCCACTCGCCGTTACCGAAGCGGATGGCGCAGTCGAGCACGCCTGATTCGGCGAGATTGTCGTCGACGCGGGTCGACAGGCTGAGTTCGAGATGCGGATGCGCGTCACGCAGACGTCCGAGACGCGGCATCAGCCAGCGGCTCGTGAAGGTGGGTGGTGCGTTGATACGCAGGCGATTGCGGTGGGTTTTCTCTTGCAGGCTGCGGACTGTGAGCTCGATCCGGTCGAATGACTGTTGCAGTGCTTGCAGGAGGATGCGGCCGGCGGCCGAGAGTTCCAGATGATGATGGTGACGCAGGAGTAAGGTCTCGCCGAGTTGGGATTCGAGTTGGCGGACCTGGCGGCTTACCGCGCTTTGCGTCACGTTGAGCATTTCCGCTGCGCGGGTGAAGCTGCCGGTGCGGCCGGCGACTTCGAAGGCTTTTAGCGCGTTCAGCGCGGGCATTTTGCGTTTCAAGATCGGAGGCCTAAGGGGAGGCTGGTGCGCGGCGGCGCGGGTGCTGGGTATTTTAGCTGGTTGTTTGTTTACCTACGGTGTTGGGTTTTTTCTTGAGGTGGTTGCCTGCGCGGCGCTTGGTTTGGCTGTGTTTTTTTGGTGTTGGCCTTTCCTTGATTTGTTAGTGGTCTATTAGCGTTGCCCCTGTGCGGGGCGGCACTCACTTCTCTTTGCCGGCCGCAAAGAGAAGTAAGCAAGAGAAAGCGGCT
It encodes:
- a CDS encoding GMC family oxidoreductase; the protein is MNYDYIIVGAGSAGCILANRLSASGQYSVLLLEAGGKDSSFWFKIPVGFTKTYYNETYNWMYYSEPEKELDNRPIYCPRGKVQGGSGSINAMIYVRGQPHDFDDWAAAGNPGWAFRDVLPYFRKLESHPLGNTEYHGADGPIRISPMKDDVHPICHVFLKGCDQAGYKRSDDFNGARFEGAGIYDVSTRNGQRSSSSFEYLHPVLTRKNLTVEREVLASRVLFDGNQRAIGVSVTQNGATRQFMANREVILSAGAVDSPKLLQLSGVGDSALLARHRIAMVKELPAVGQNLQDHLCVSFYYRANVKTLNDEMRPLLGKLKLGLQYLLTRKGPLAMSVNQSGGFFKGNDQEVQPNLQLYFNPLSYRIPKSNKASLEPEPYSGFLLAFNPCRPTSRGSIEIASNRAEDAAKIRINALTTEKDIDEVIQGCELVRKVMASPALKEITVEEISPGPQVNTREGFLQYFREQSGSIYHLCGSCAMGDDPRTSVVDARLRVHGVSGLRVVDASIFPNITSGNINAPTMMVAEKGAEMILMDAATEAAFKADPAEFSAAA
- a CDS encoding LysR substrate-binding domain-containing protein, giving the protein MPALNALKAFEVAGRTGSFTRAAEMLNVTQSAVSRQVRQLESQLGETLLLRHHHHLELSAAGRILLQALQQSFDRIELTVRSLQEKTHRNRLRINAPPTFTSRWLMPRLGRLRDAHPHLELSLSTRVDDNLAESGVLDCAIRFGNGEWEGFDNRLLMNERHIAVCAPALLARQAGRVAIDLNQFTLLHVLASADQRYLTWQHWLKAAGIENVDTRGGYEFDLLDHAIRAAIDGLGVTIADRHMIGRELAEGQLVQVLNVHVDGHQSYWLVTRAEQDELPHVALFRDWLQQEIWLTERALDSSESVPSV